In Anseongella ginsenosidimutans, one genomic interval encodes:
- a CDS encoding DUF6364 family protein — translation MDTKLTLTIEQSLIKKAKRYAQTKGRSLSDLVESYFKILAEENSGDDEIELTPAVKSLLGSFKAPDDFDYKKILQEEIIKKYE, via the coding sequence ATGGATACGAAGCTTACACTTACTATAGAGCAAAGCTTGATAAAAAAGGCGAAACGATATGCTCAAACCAAAGGAAGAAGCCTTTCGGATTTGGTAGAGAGTTATTTTAAAATCCTCGCAGAGGAAAATAGCGGAGATGATGAAATAGAATTGACTCCGGCGGTTAAATCGTTACTGGGTTCGTTTAAAGCGCCTGACGATTTTGATTACAAAAAGATATTGCAGGAAGAGATCATAAAGAAATATGAATAA
- a CDS encoding aspartate aminotransferase family protein, protein MQPLRQRFLQYNAQTSDAPLLLEFERAEGIYLYDAAGKKYTDLISGIGVGNAGHSHPKIVEAVQQQAAKFMHLMVYGEFVQGPQVRFAEKLAAQLPETLRTVYFTNSGAEATEGAMKLAKRFTGRREIIACRNSYHGSTQGALSVMGNEEYKSAFRPLLPGVRFIGFNQEADLSAVTGETACVIVETIQGEAGVRIPQRTYMQALRRRCDETGALLILDEIQAGFGRSGTLFAFEQFGVIPDVLLLAKALGGGMPLGAFIASADIMRSLRQNPVLGHITTFGGHPVSCAAGLAALNVLLEENLVAGVAEKHRLFKSLLKHPKIKEFRGAGLLMAIEFESFDQNKAIIDRCIEKGVITDWFLHDSCSMRLAPPLIITEEQIREACAVILESL, encoded by the coding sequence ATGCAACCGCTAAGACAACGTTTCCTGCAATATAATGCCCAAACCTCAGACGCGCCGCTCCTGCTGGAGTTTGAAAGGGCCGAAGGAATCTACTTATACGATGCAGCCGGAAAAAAATATACCGATCTTATTTCCGGGATAGGTGTTGGAAATGCCGGCCATTCACACCCCAAGATTGTAGAGGCCGTGCAGCAGCAAGCCGCAAAGTTCATGCACCTGATGGTTTACGGCGAATTTGTACAAGGCCCCCAGGTACGGTTTGCAGAAAAGCTGGCCGCGCAGCTGCCGGAAACCCTTCGCACGGTGTATTTTACCAATTCCGGGGCCGAAGCCACAGAAGGCGCGATGAAACTGGCCAAACGCTTTACCGGGCGCAGGGAAATCATCGCCTGCAGAAATTCCTATCACGGCAGCACTCAGGGCGCTTTAAGTGTCATGGGTAACGAGGAATATAAATCCGCCTTCCGGCCCCTCCTGCCTGGAGTACGATTCATCGGGTTTAACCAGGAGGCGGACCTTTCCGCTGTCACCGGGGAAACGGCCTGTGTGATCGTAGAAACAATCCAGGGCGAAGCGGGTGTGCGTATTCCTCAGAGAACTTATATGCAAGCGCTTCGCCGCCGCTGCGATGAAACCGGCGCGCTGCTTATCCTGGACGAGATCCAGGCGGGCTTCGGCCGAAGCGGGACGCTTTTCGCCTTTGAACAATTCGGGGTCATCCCTGATGTTTTGCTGCTGGCCAAAGCGCTCGGGGGCGGCATGCCGCTTGGCGCTTTCATCGCATCGGCGGATATCATGCGAAGCCTTCGTCAAAACCCGGTTCTGGGCCATATCACCACTTTCGGCGGCCACCCGGTTAGCTGCGCAGCGGGCCTTGCGGCGCTGAATGTTTTGCTGGAAGAAAACCTGGTTGCCGGTGTAGCGGAAAAACACCGCTTGTTCAAAAGCCTGCTGAAGCATCCGAAAATAAAGGAGTTCCGCGGCGCCGGTCTGCTCATGGCCATAGAATTTGAAAGCTTCGATCAAAACAAAGCGATCATAGACCGCTGCATAGAAAAAGGCGTGATCACCGACTGGTTCCTGCACGACAGCTGCTCGATGCGCCTGGCCCCGCCCCTGATAATTACCGAAGAACAAATCCGGGAAGCTTGCGCCGTCATCCTGGAAAGCCTGTAA
- the trxA gene encoding thioredoxin, whose amino-acid sequence MALEITDANFDELVLKSEKPVLIDFWAEWCGPCRMVGPVVEELSKEYEGKAVVGKVNVDHNPEISMKFGIRNIPALLFFKGGEIVDKQIGAVPKSILAGKLEAQLA is encoded by the coding sequence ATGGCTTTAGAGATTACTGACGCGAACTTTGATGAACTGGTTTTAAAGTCAGAAAAACCTGTACTGATCGATTTTTGGGCGGAATGGTGCGGACCGTGCCGCATGGTAGGACCGGTTGTGGAAGAGCTGTCCAAAGAGTATGAAGGGAAGGCAGTGGTTGGCAAAGTGAACGTGGACCATAACCCCGAGATATCCATGAAATTTGGCATCCGGAATATCCCTGCTTTACTTTTCTTCAAAGGAGGCGAAATCGTGGACAAACAGATCGGCGCCGTGCCCAAGTCAATTCTTGCCGGCAAGCTGGAAGCTCAGCTGGCCTAA
- a CDS encoding FadR/GntR family transcriptional regulator translates to MSQDDLRKDLGRITTSSMADVIELRIREYLKKKSFKPGDALPREIELAEALGVSRNVVREALSRLRMLGMIETKRRRGMVLANPDILGTLERVMDPLIMDEDTLQDIFELRLVLEMGLADILYIRKTEKHIRELEEIVENEVASTDHTFRIKNEIAFHGKLYEITGNKTLKRFQSLLMPVFGYLMSTKTNHKSGAVSHKDLVAILKNGSKLEFREGMYEHLLPHFDRLEK, encoded by the coding sequence ATGTCGCAAGATGATTTAAGAAAAGACCTGGGCCGTATCACTACAAGTAGTATGGCGGACGTGATAGAACTAAGGATACGGGAATACTTAAAAAAGAAGTCGTTTAAACCGGGTGATGCCCTTCCGAGGGAAATCGAGCTTGCCGAAGCATTGGGTGTAAGCAGGAATGTAGTAAGAGAAGCCCTGAGCAGGCTAAGAATGCTGGGGATGATCGAAACCAAGCGCAGAAGGGGAATGGTCCTGGCCAATCCGGATATACTGGGAACACTTGAACGGGTAATGGACCCCCTGATAATGGACGAGGACACCTTGCAGGATATATTCGAACTGCGGCTTGTATTGGAAATGGGCCTGGCCGATATACTGTATATCCGCAAAACTGAAAAGCACATCAGGGAACTGGAAGAGATCGTTGAAAACGAAGTAGCCAGCACTGATCATACCTTCCGGATAAAAAACGAAATTGCCTTCCACGGAAAATTATACGAAATTACGGGAAATAAAACGCTTAAAAGGTTTCAGAGCCTGCTAATGCCGGTTTTTGGTTACCTGATGAGTACTAAAACAAATCATAAATCCGGGGCGGTAAGCCATAAGGACCTGGTGGCGATCCTGAAGAACGGGAGCAAGCTTGAGTTCCGGGAAGGAATGTATGAACATCTGTTGCCGCATTTTGACCGGTTGGAGAAATAG
- a CDS encoding type II toxin-antitoxin system VapC family toxin — MNKVFIDTDVILDFLLNRKPFSMDAARILSLSEKKVIWVGTTGLVFANAYYILRKLSTHKNVVEKLTKLSDLIKIIDLPKDAVMSALKSDFRDFEDAIQNFSAIHADVKVLITRNSKDFKTSSLAVMSPDMFLSLAK, encoded by the coding sequence ATGAATAAAGTTTTTATTGATACGGATGTAATCCTGGATTTTCTACTTAACAGAAAACCATTTTCCATGGATGCCGCAAGAATATTGTCGCTGTCAGAAAAAAAGGTAATTTGGGTGGGCACAACCGGTTTAGTATTCGCCAATGCTTATTATATTTTGAGAAAACTTTCCACGCATAAAAATGTAGTTGAAAAATTGACGAAGCTGTCGGATCTTATCAAGATCATTGATTTGCCAAAAGATGCAGTAATGTCTGCTCTCAAATCTGATTTTCGTGATTTCGAAGATGCTATTCAGAATTTTTCTGCAATTCACGCAGATGTAAAAGTACTGATAACCAGGAATAGTAAGGATTTTAAAACGAGCAGCCTGGCGGTTATGTCACCGGATATGTTTTTAAGCCTGGCAAAGTGA
- a CDS encoding sialidase family protein, which translates to MKGTIIPAAILLMGISACTGTAEKKETTSSFTVDSIPLIDLSEDTARHVIIARGTEDVYQGHPTTELLPDGKTMYCVWSYNHGGPLGPMKRSSDGGLTWSPLLEVPENWASTRNCPTIYRLPDPEGNHRLFVFAGEGPDGGMYQAFSEDEGATWSPMVSNGLGPSVMPFCTIEPINGGKQLLAMTNIRRPGETEEKRSNIVVQSISSDGGFNWTPFETILDLPGLKPCEPEIVRSPDGKQLLALIRENVERVALFITSDDEGKTWSEPKPLPAGLHGDRHKVQYAHDGRLIIAFRDTEKGSPTRNHFVAWVGDYETILNQGKGQYRIKLLHSYKGADCGYPGLELLPDSTFVATTYIKYRPGPEKNSVVSVRFKLTEMDKLK; encoded by the coding sequence ATGAAAGGAACCATTATTCCAGCTGCCATTCTATTAATGGGAATTAGCGCCTGCACAGGGACGGCCGAAAAAAAGGAAACTACATCTTCATTCACGGTAGATTCTATTCCGCTTATAGACCTTTCGGAAGATACCGCCCGGCATGTGATCATTGCGCGCGGAACGGAGGATGTTTATCAGGGACATCCCACCACGGAACTGCTGCCGGACGGTAAAACCATGTACTGTGTGTGGAGTTATAATCATGGCGGCCCCCTGGGGCCCATGAAACGCAGCAGCGATGGCGGACTTACCTGGAGCCCGTTGCTGGAAGTGCCTGAAAACTGGGCTTCCACCCGGAATTGCCCTACTATTTATCGTCTCCCGGACCCGGAGGGCAACCACCGGCTTTTTGTTTTTGCCGGGGAAGGTCCTGACGGGGGCATGTACCAGGCATTTTCCGAAGATGAGGGCGCCACCTGGAGCCCCATGGTGAGCAATGGCCTCGGGCCTTCTGTAATGCCTTTTTGTACAATAGAGCCGATAAACGGCGGGAAACAGCTGCTGGCAATGACCAATATCCGCCGCCCCGGCGAAACCGAAGAAAAAAGGTCCAACATTGTCGTTCAGAGCATTTCCTCTGATGGGGGATTTAACTGGACGCCATTTGAAACCATCCTTGACTTGCCGGGACTTAAACCTTGTGAGCCGGAGATCGTTCGTTCTCCGGACGGAAAGCAGCTGCTTGCCCTGATCAGGGAGAATGTGGAACGGGTCGCCCTGTTTATTACCAGCGATGATGAGGGGAAAACCTGGTCGGAACCCAAACCACTCCCGGCAGGCCTTCACGGAGACCGGCACAAGGTGCAGTACGCGCATGACGGCCGGCTGATAATTGCGTTTCGCGATACGGAAAAGGGCAGTCCCACCCGCAATCATTTCGTGGCATGGGTAGGCGATTACGAAACCATCCTTAACCAGGGGAAAGGCCAGTACCGTATAAAGCTGCTGCATAGTTATAAAGGCGCTGACTGCGGTTATCCCGGTTTGGAACTGCTGCCGGACAGCACTTTTGTTGCCACTACCTACATAAAATACCGGCCAGGCCCGGAGAAAAACTCGGTAGTCAGCGTCCGGTTTAAGCTGACAGAGATGGACAAGCTAAAATAA
- the dnaE gene encoding DNA polymerase III subunit alpha, with the protein MPEFSHLHVHTQYSLLDGAAGIKGLFQKAQKDNMRAVAITDHGNMFGVFNFVAQAGKFNVKPIVGCEFYVVEDRHRKSFTKESGDNRCHQLLLAKNAEGYKNLSKLCSLGYIEGMYSKWPRIDKELLLQYHKGLIATTCCIGAEVPQAILHKGEEAAETLFKWWLDLFGEDYYVELQRHKMEEQEKVNAVLLRFAKKYNVKIIASNDSHYIDQQDADAHDILLCVNTGELKSTPIGDGKGFRFGFPNDEFYFKTQAEMNQLFSDLPEAIDNTNEIVDKVDLLQLKRDILLPDFPLPPGFADIDEYLRHLTYEGARKRYGEISTDVRERLDFELFTIKSMGFAGYFLIVSDFIRAGRDLGVMVGPGRGSAAGSAVAYCIGITNIDPVKYNLLFERFLNPERMSMPDIDTDFDDEGRQKVIEYVVDKYGRNQVAQIITYGSMAAKMSIKDVARTLELPLADSNYLTKLVPDKPGTSLRHVFDMDIDVLKQKGYNSDDIANIQKLRGIIEGNDLQAKILKEARLLEGSVRNTGIHAAGVIIAPNDITDCIPTTTSKDSDLLVTQFDGKVIEDAGLLKMDFLGLKTLTIIKDALRMIKANHGRDIDPDALPLDDEKTFELFQRGETNGVFQFESSGMQKYLKELRPDKFDDLIAMNALYRPGPLEYIPKFIRRKHGLEEVVYDLPEMEEYLADTYGITVYQEQVMLLSQKLAGFSKGEADTLRKAMGKKLKDVLDKMKSRFTEGCKERGHDPKVCDKIWTDWEAFASYAFNKSHSTCYAFVAYQTAYLKAHYPSEFMAAVLNAQNNIEDISFFMDECRRLGIAVLGPDVNESSFKFTVNKKGEVRFGLGGIKGVGSKAVENIIEERSEAGPYQTIFEFASRVNPRMVNKKAYECLVYSGAFDCFSEYHRARYFAVVADKFNGIERLIKYSNDYQNNLLSNQHSLFGGTSEADIAEPALPECEPWPLLEKLRLEKDVIGMYLSGHPLDDFRLELESFCGITIDKLSDEHLPALKGKQFSFAGIITNVYVGMDKRGRNFGRFMVEDYKSSMKMLLFAEDYLKFKHFLEEGTPVYITARVDERFRNPDLLEIRVNQMQLLSEVKDKMTRSLTLSVSLQDVAEPFISSLELLVKNHPGKCSLKICISDPLENIGVDMPSKTLKVAISEEFLAELNQIEKISYRLN; encoded by the coding sequence ATGCCGGAATTTTCTCACTTACATGTACACACGCAATATTCGCTGCTGGACGGGGCAGCCGGAATCAAAGGACTGTTTCAGAAAGCGCAAAAAGATAATATGCGCGCCGTGGCCATTACCGATCATGGCAATATGTTCGGCGTCTTCAATTTTGTAGCCCAGGCGGGGAAATTTAATGTGAAGCCCATTGTAGGCTGCGAGTTTTACGTGGTGGAAGACCGGCACCGGAAAAGCTTTACCAAGGAAAGCGGCGACAACCGTTGTCATCAGCTGCTGCTGGCCAAAAATGCGGAAGGATATAAGAATTTATCCAAGCTTTGCTCCCTGGGGTATATCGAAGGCATGTACAGCAAGTGGCCGCGGATTGATAAAGAACTGCTTTTACAATACCATAAAGGCTTAATTGCTACCACCTGCTGCATAGGAGCGGAAGTACCGCAAGCTATTCTTCATAAAGGGGAAGAAGCTGCGGAAACGCTTTTTAAATGGTGGCTTGACCTGTTCGGTGAAGATTATTACGTGGAACTGCAGCGCCATAAAATGGAGGAACAGGAGAAGGTGAACGCCGTCCTGCTGCGGTTTGCGAAAAAATATAATGTAAAGATCATTGCCTCTAACGATTCGCATTATATAGACCAGCAGGATGCGGATGCGCACGATATTTTACTGTGTGTCAACACCGGGGAGTTAAAAAGCACACCTATCGGGGACGGAAAAGGATTCCGCTTCGGTTTCCCGAATGACGAGTTTTACTTTAAGACGCAGGCGGAAATGAACCAATTGTTCAGCGACCTGCCGGAAGCCATTGACAACACCAACGAGATCGTGGACAAGGTAGACCTGCTGCAATTGAAGCGGGATATCCTGCTGCCCGATTTTCCCCTGCCTCCGGGGTTTGCGGATATTGACGAATACCTTCGGCATCTTACCTACGAAGGAGCCCGGAAGCGATACGGCGAGATCAGCACGGATGTGCGGGAACGGCTGGATTTTGAATTGTTTACGATCAAAAGCATGGGTTTTGCCGGCTACTTCCTGATCGTTTCCGACTTTATACGGGCAGGAAGGGACCTTGGTGTCATGGTGGGGCCTGGCCGTGGTTCCGCGGCAGGAAGCGCCGTAGCCTATTGTATTGGCATTACCAATATTGACCCGGTTAAATACAACCTGCTGTTTGAACGTTTCCTGAATCCCGAACGGATGAGTATGCCCGATATCGATACGGACTTTGACGATGAGGGACGCCAGAAAGTAATCGAATATGTCGTAGATAAATACGGCCGCAACCAGGTAGCGCAGATCATTACCTATGGTTCCATGGCCGCTAAAATGTCCATCAAGGACGTGGCGCGAACCCTGGAGCTGCCGCTGGCCGATTCCAATTACCTGACCAAGCTCGTGCCTGATAAACCGGGAACCAGCCTCCGGCATGTGTTCGATATGGATATCGACGTCCTGAAGCAAAAGGGGTATAACAGTGACGATATTGCCAATATTCAGAAGCTCAGGGGCATAATTGAAGGCAATGATCTTCAGGCGAAGATATTGAAAGAGGCAAGGCTGCTGGAAGGTTCCGTTCGAAACACGGGGATACATGCGGCAGGAGTGATCATCGCACCCAATGACATTACCGATTGTATTCCCACGACGACTTCCAAGGACTCCGACCTGCTGGTGACCCAGTTTGACGGGAAAGTGATCGAAGATGCGGGGTTGCTTAAAATGGACTTCCTCGGGCTGAAGACCCTGACCATTATCAAGGATGCGCTCCGGATGATCAAGGCCAATCACGGCCGGGACATTGATCCCGATGCCCTGCCCCTGGACGATGAGAAGACCTTTGAGCTTTTCCAGCGCGGGGAAACCAACGGCGTGTTCCAGTTTGAAAGTTCGGGTATGCAGAAATACCTCAAGGAGCTTCGTCCCGACAAGTTTGACGACCTGATCGCCATGAACGCCCTCTACCGGCCGGGTCCGCTCGAGTATATCCCGAAATTTATCAGGCGAAAACACGGTTTGGAAGAAGTCGTGTACGACCTGCCGGAGATGGAGGAGTACCTGGCCGATACCTACGGTATTACAGTATACCAGGAGCAGGTGATGCTGCTTTCCCAGAAGCTGGCAGGCTTTTCAAAAGGAGAAGCAGACACGCTGCGTAAGGCGATGGGAAAAAAGCTGAAGGATGTCCTTGATAAAATGAAGTCCAGGTTTACCGAAGGCTGCAAGGAGCGGGGCCATGACCCAAAGGTCTGCGACAAAATATGGACCGACTGGGAAGCCTTTGCTTCCTATGCTTTCAATAAATCGCATTCAACCTGTTACGCCTTCGTGGCCTATCAAACGGCCTACCTGAAGGCGCATTATCCATCGGAGTTCATGGCAGCCGTGCTGAATGCCCAGAATAATATAGAAGATATTTCCTTCTTTATGGATGAATGCCGCCGTTTGGGCATAGCCGTGCTGGGCCCTGACGTGAATGAAAGTAGTTTCAAATTCACGGTAAATAAAAAGGGTGAAGTCCGCTTTGGCCTTGGCGGTATCAAGGGGGTAGGAAGTAAAGCTGTTGAAAATATTATTGAAGAACGCTCGGAGGCCGGGCCTTACCAGACTATTTTTGAATTCGCGAGCCGCGTGAACCCGCGCATGGTCAACAAAAAGGCCTATGAGTGCCTCGTTTACAGCGGCGCTTTTGATTGCTTCAGCGAGTATCACCGCGCCCGGTATTTTGCCGTGGTGGCGGATAAGTTCAACGGCATCGAAAGGCTCATTAAATATTCGAACGATTACCAGAATAACCTTCTTTCCAACCAGCATTCGCTTTTCGGGGGAACCTCAGAAGCTGATATCGCTGAGCCGGCGCTTCCGGAGTGCGAGCCCTGGCCGCTTCTGGAAAAACTCCGGCTGGAAAAGGATGTGATTGGCATGTATCTTTCAGGGCATCCGCTGGACGATTTCCGGCTGGAACTGGAAAGCTTTTGCGGAATTACTATTGATAAATTATCGGACGAACACCTTCCGGCCCTGAAGGGCAAACAGTTTTCGTTCGCCGGGATCATTACCAATGTATATGTAGGGATGGACAAGCGGGGCCGCAATTTCGGGCGCTTCATGGTGGAAGATTATAAGAGTTCGATGAAGATGCTGCTATTCGCGGAAGATTACCTGAAATTCAAGCATTTCCTGGAGGAAGGAACTCCCGTATATATTACCGCCCGGGTAGATGAGCGGTTCAGGAACCCGGATCTGCTGGAGATCCGGGTGAACCAGATGCAGCTCCTTTCCGAAGTCAAAGACAAAATGACACGCAGTCTTACCCTTTCTGTCAGCCTGCAGGATGTGGCCGAACCCTTTATCAGCAGCCTGGAACTCCTGGTTAAGAATCATCCGGGAAAATGCAGCCTGAAGATCTGTATCAGTGATCCTTTAGAAAATATAGGAGTGGATATGCCTTCCAAAACATTAAAGGTAGCAATCAGCGAAGAGTTCCTTGCGGAACTGAACCAGATTGAAAAGATCAGCTACCGTTTAAATTAA
- a CDS encoding DUF58 domain-containing protein — protein sequence MQSLNDINDLHKFQSLDLIARQVVEGFITGLHKSPFHGFSVEFAEHRLYNTGESVRNIDWKLYGRTDKLFSKRYEEETNLRCQLIIDCSASMYFPETANNKLAFSAYSAAALTQLLKRQRDAFGLSLFSDHISLHTASRSTASHQKLLYFELDKLLQAQPEKKGSAIAATIHEIAEKLHKRSLVVIFTDMMDSYKKEDELFAALQHLKHNKHEVVLFHVRDAKHEIEFSYENRPYIFVDVESGHEVKAFPHEVKQTYRLAMERFRKEMKLRCGAYGIDLVEADIDAGFYPVLYAYLVKRNRMKG from the coding sequence ATGCAGTCGCTGAATGATATAAACGATCTCCACAAGTTCCAGTCGCTTGACCTGATCGCCCGCCAGGTGGTGGAAGGTTTTATCACGGGGCTGCATAAAAGCCCTTTTCATGGGTTTTCGGTGGAATTTGCCGAACACCGCCTGTACAACACCGGGGAATCCGTGCGAAATATCGACTGGAAACTCTACGGCCGCACCGACAAACTTTTTTCAAAACGGTACGAAGAGGAAACCAATCTGCGCTGCCAGCTGATTATTGATTGCTCCGCCTCCATGTACTTTCCGGAGACAGCAAACAATAAGCTTGCATTTTCAGCGTATTCCGCGGCTGCACTGACACAGTTATTAAAGCGGCAGCGGGACGCTTTCGGCCTCAGCCTCTTTTCCGATCACATTTCCCTGCACACCGCTTCCCGTTCCACCGCTTCTCATCAAAAGCTACTGTATTTTGAGCTGGATAAGTTGCTGCAGGCGCAGCCGGAAAAGAAAGGGAGCGCTATCGCGGCTACCATTCATGAGATAGCCGAAAAACTCCATAAACGTTCGCTCGTTGTGATTTTTACCGACATGATGGATAGCTACAAAAAGGAGGACGAACTTTTCGCCGCGCTGCAGCACCTGAAGCATAACAAGCACGAAGTGGTACTCTTCCATGTCCGGGATGCCAAACACGAAATCGAGTTCAGCTATGAAAACCGTCCTTATATTTTCGTGGACGTGGAATCCGGCCATGAAGTAAAGGCCTTCCCCCACGAAGTAAAACAAACCTACCGGCTCGCCATGGAGCGTTTCCGCAAAGAAATGAAGTTACGCTGCGGCGCGTACGGCATTGACCTGGTGGAAGCCGATATAGATGCCGGATTTTACCCGGTCTTATATGCCTACCTGGTCAAACGAAACCGGATGAAAGGTTAG
- the ltrA gene encoding group II intron reverse transcriptase/maturase, giving the protein MELAYRKVVGNKGSAGIDGMEVSQLRPYLQTHWQRIKEELEGGIYCPQPVKKVTIPKPGGGQRMLGIPTVTDRLIQQAIQQVLSPIWEPTFSDQSYGFRAGRRASSAVEQAKTYQEQGYKYVVDMDLSNFFDEVNHRRLMSRIMEKTRGEWQLHRLIDRCLKAGIMEGGVLEPRSKGTPQGSPLSPLLSNIVLDELDKELEKRGHKFVRYADDCNVYVKTRQSGERVYASLTRFLEGKMRLKVNKEKSKADRLGKRKFLGFSFYWKKGGVGIRVSPESLRRLRQELKRLFRQGRGRNIGRFITEQLNPHLRGWLNYYRIADMKGIAEELDEWIRRRLRLIKWRQWKRRWTRRLRLMAAGLSEERAVQSSFNDRGPWWNSGASHMNQAFPKKYFRHLGLESLLDRYLIYKKTVGTGTAGYGTVRPVV; this is encoded by the coding sequence ATGGAGCTTGCCTACCGAAAGGTAGTGGGCAACAAAGGCTCGGCGGGGATAGACGGGATGGAAGTCAGCCAGCTGCGGCCGTATCTCCAAACACACTGGCAACGAATCAAAGAAGAGTTGGAAGGGGGCATCTACTGCCCCCAGCCGGTAAAGAAGGTAACCATACCGAAGCCGGGAGGAGGCCAGCGAATGCTGGGTATCCCCACGGTCACCGACCGGCTGATCCAACAAGCTATCCAGCAAGTATTGAGTCCGATCTGGGAACCCACGTTCTCAGATCAGAGCTACGGTTTCCGTGCAGGGCGCAGGGCATCATCCGCAGTTGAACAAGCAAAGACTTATCAGGAGCAGGGCTACAAATACGTAGTGGATATGGACTTGTCAAACTTTTTTGACGAGGTCAACCACCGAAGACTGATGAGCCGGATTATGGAAAAGACCCGGGGAGAATGGCAGCTGCACCGCCTGATAGACCGTTGCCTGAAAGCAGGTATAATGGAGGGCGGGGTGCTGGAACCACGCAGTAAAGGCACTCCTCAAGGGTCACCGCTATCGCCGCTGTTGTCCAATATCGTATTAGACGAACTGGACAAAGAGTTGGAGAAGCGGGGCCATAAGTTTGTCCGATATGCTGATGACTGCAACGTGTACGTGAAAACCAGGCAATCCGGGGAACGGGTATATGCCTCATTAACACGCTTTTTGGAAGGGAAGATGCGGCTGAAAGTGAACAAGGAAAAGAGCAAGGCAGATCGTCTGGGAAAACGAAAATTCCTGGGCTTCAGCTTCTACTGGAAGAAAGGCGGGGTGGGGATCCGGGTATCCCCCGAGAGCCTGAGACGTCTCCGGCAGGAACTCAAGAGGCTATTCAGGCAAGGTAGAGGGAGAAACATAGGAAGGTTTATCACTGAACAGCTCAACCCTCATCTCAGGGGCTGGCTGAATTATTACCGTATAGCGGACATGAAAGGGATTGCGGAGGAGCTGGATGAATGGATCCGCAGGCGGTTACGACTGATCAAGTGGCGGCAATGGAAACGAAGGTGGACAAGACGCCTGCGTCTGATGGCCGCAGGGCTGTCGGAGGAGCGAGCTGTTCAGTCTTCGTTCAACGACCGCGGCCCATGGTGGAATTCCGGGGCCAGCCACATGAATCAAGCCTTTCCTAAGAAGTATTTCCGACACCTTGGCTTAGAAAGCCTGCTGGACAGATATTTGATTTACAAGAAAACAGTAGGTACTGGAACCGCCGGATACGGAACCGTACGTCCGGTGGTGTGA
- a CDS encoding D-2-hydroxyacid dehydrogenase yields MKLFVHAFLTEANKKFLREKLPREATVLFLDEIAESARRAEFAGCTYVYGNPPPEWLREEARNIKWIQLYSAGFSEYQQLGKQIPVSNMHGFFASPCAETVVGGILALYRKIDELTLLKSRKEWIGIDMRPGMKLLSGKRTLLLGAGTIAVRIEELLKGFFCDVKYYSRKSPRAIAHTREELFEAIPSADIVINTLPGTAETYQFVSASFLEAMHKEAIFVNIGRGSTVDQAALIQVLLEERIGGAVLDVCEEEPLPPDSPLWTCPNTILSQHTGGGFDREQSEKVGIFIGNLYRVLEGGTPDNLVDLERGY; encoded by the coding sequence ATGAAACTATTCGTTCACGCCTTTCTGACGGAGGCAAATAAGAAATTCCTTCGGGAGAAGCTTCCCCGCGAAGCTACGGTCCTGTTCCTGGATGAAATTGCCGAATCCGCACGCCGGGCGGAATTCGCCGGCTGTACGTATGTATATGGGAATCCCCCGCCCGAATGGTTGAGGGAAGAAGCGCGGAATATTAAGTGGATTCAGCTATATTCCGCGGGCTTCAGCGAATACCAGCAGCTTGGAAAGCAAATCCCTGTTAGTAATATGCATGGATTTTTCGCGTCGCCATGTGCGGAAACAGTGGTAGGGGGAATCCTGGCGCTTTATCGTAAAATAGATGAGCTGACCTTGCTTAAAAGCAGGAAAGAATGGATCGGGATTGATATGCGCCCGGGAATGAAATTACTGTCGGGCAAACGGACGCTTTTGCTGGGGGCAGGGACGATCGCTGTACGCATCGAAGAATTATTAAAAGGCTTTTTTTGCGATGTGAAATATTACAGCCGCAAGTCGCCCAGGGCAATCGCTCATACGCGGGAAGAACTCTTCGAAGCAATACCTTCGGCGGACATTGTGATCAATACCCTTCCCGGTACGGCTGAAACCTATCAATTTGTTTCGGCCTCATTTCTTGAAGCCATGCACAAAGAGGCCATTTTTGTGAATATAGGCAGGGGAAGCACTGTAGATCAGGCTGCCCTCATACAGGTTTTGCTCGAAGAGCGGATCGGCGGGGCGGTGCTGGACGTATGCGAAGAAGAACCCTTGCCTCCGGACAGCCCCTTATGGACTTGCCCGAATACCATTCTCAGCCAGCATACCGGCGGTGGTTTTGACCGGGAGCAATCGGAAAAAGTCGGGATTTTTATCGGGAACCTGTACCGGGTATTGGAAGGCGGAACTCCTGATAACCTGGTGGATCTTGAAAGAGGATATTAA